The region AGCAGTACGACACCGCCGTTGCGCAGGAGATCGCCGCGCAGGCTCTCGTCGACGCCGCCCAGGCCTCGGTGGACAACGCGACCGCCAATCTCGAGTACACGAAGATCTATGCGCCGATCGACGGGCTGATCGGCAAGACGGAAGTGAAGGTCGGAACGCTGGTCGGCCGCGGCCAGAACACGCTGCTCACGCAAGTGGCCGCCGTCGATCCCATTCACGTGCGATTTTCGATCAGCGAGCAGGACTACCTGAAATACTCGCGGGCAAGGGCCGAAAAACCCGAACGCGCGCAGCAGTACCGATTCGAGCTCGTGCTCGCCGACGGCAGTGTGCTTCCCCAACGCGGAGACCTCGTGTTCACCAACAACGCCGTCGATGCCACGACGGGAACGCTGCTCGTGGAAGTGACGTTTCCCAATCCCGACCGGCTCGTGTTGCCCGGGCAGTACGGGCGAGTGCGCGTCGCAGTCGATACGCGAAAAGATGCGATCCTGGTCCCGCAGCGCGCGGTGAAGGAGCTGCAGGCGACTTACAGCGTCGCGGTGGTCGGCGCGGACGACAAGGTGCAGATGCGCACCGTCAAGCCCGGCGCCCGCATCGGCTCGCTGTGGATCATCGAATCCGGACTTGCGGCCGGCGACAAGATCGTCGTCGAAGGGCTGCAGAAGGTTCGCGACGGGATGACGGTCAAGCCGGCGGTGGTGGCAATCGCCGACGATGCCGCCGCTGCTGCGCCGGCATCCGCCCCCCCTCCTGGCGCCCGCCCGGCGGCCGCTGCGCCGGCTGCTGCCGCTTCGGGATCCGCCAAGGAATAGCCCGTGGCGCATTTCTTCATCCGCCGCCCGATCGTCGCCATCGTCATCGCGATCCTCGCGGTGCTGATCGGCTTCGCTGCGCTGTCCAAGTTGCCGATCGAACAGTATCCGGCACTGGCGCCGCCGACCGTGCGCGTGGAGACCACGTACCAGGGCGCATCGGCCGAAGTGGTCGAGCAGTCGGTGGCGACGCCGATCGAGCAGCAGCTCAACGGCGTCGACAACATGATCTACATGAAGTCGCTCAACACGAGCGACGGCCGCATGCTGCTCGACGTCAGCTTCCAGGTCGGAATGAACCTGGACACCGCCAACGTGCTGACGCAGAACCGCGTCTCGCAGGCCACCTCGCGTCTTCCGCAGGAGGTCAACCAGCAGGGAGTCACCGTCAAGAAGCTCAATCCGAGCATCCTGCTGGTGTTGTCACTGTATTCGCCGAAGGGCACCTACGACTCTCTGTTCCTCAACAACTACGCGACGATCAACGTGCGCGACGCGTTGCTGCGCGTGCCCGGCGTGGCCCAGGTCGACCTCTACGGCGGCGCCGAGTACGGCATGCGCGTCTGGATCCGCCCGGACAAGCTCGCCAAGCTCGGGCTCACTCCCGCCGACGTCATCAGCGCGATCAAGGAGCAGAACATCCAGGCGCCGGCCGGCCAGATCGGCGCGCCGCCGTCGCCGCCGGGCCAGGAGTTCACGTACACCGTAGCCGCGCCGC is a window of Candidatus Binatia bacterium DNA encoding:
- a CDS encoding efflux RND transporter periplasmic adaptor subunit, which produces MTNGYLIFPARILTLVLAAAVAAGCSKSEAPPPAPPAVQVATVLQRDVPIMVEGIGQTLGSSEVEIRARTEGFLETIEFKEGALVKKGDLLYTIDPRNLQAAFAQAQGQLAKAKADHARTTQDVARYKPLVAINAIPRQQYDTAVAQEIAAQALVDAAQASVDNATANLEYTKIYAPIDGLIGKTEVKVGTLVGRGQNTLLTQVAAVDPIHVRFSISEQDYLKYSRARAEKPERAQQYRFELVLADGSVLPQRGDLVFTNNAVDATTGTLLVEVTFPNPDRLVLPGQYGRVRVAVDTRKDAILVPQRAVKELQATYSVAVVGADDKVQMRTVKPGARIGSLWIIESGLAAGDKIVVEGLQKVRDGMTVKPAVVAIADDAAAAAPASAPPPGARPAAAAPAAAASGSAKE